The region AGGCCTTGTGGGGCAGCGGCTGGTACGAAGCGCGCCTGCTCGCGTCCTACCTCGACGACCCGGCCGAAGTCAGCGCCGCGCAGATGGACCGCTGGGGCCGCCAGTTCGACAACTGGGCGGTGTGCGACACCGTCTGTTTCGCCTTGTTCGATCGCAGCCCGCATGCCTGGCGCAAGATCGACCAATGGGCCGGGCGTCGCGACGAATTCCTCAAACGCGCGGCGTTCGCGCTGCTGGCCAGCAAGACCGTGCACGACAAGGCCGCGCCCGATGCCGCCTTCCTGCACGGCCTGGAACTGATCGAAGCCGGTGCCGGCGACGAACGCAACTTCGTCAAGAAAGCCGTCAATTGGGCCTTGCGCTCGATCGGCAAACGCAATGCCGTGCTGCACGCCGCCGCGCTTGCGGTGGCGAAACGCTTGGCCGCTTCCGAAGACGCCGCGCCGCGCTGGGTCGGCAAGGACGCGTTGCGCGAACTCAACAGCGCGGCGGTGATCGCCCGCGTCGCGGCCAAGGCCGCCCGTGCGCCGGTACGGAAGGCCGCGACGAAGGCGCCGCGCGACAACAAGTAGACGCGGCGCCAGGCCGCGACGGCTCAACTGCGCCGCCATTTCTCCGCCACGCCCTTGAAGAAGCTGTAGCAGAAGGTGCCGTCGGCGCGGGTGGTGCGGCGCAGGTCGGCGAGGCCGGCGTCGAACGCGGCCGGCGTGCTCAGCCCGGCCGCGATCGCGGCATCGCGCACGCCTTCGACCATCGCGCAGAAAGTCTTGTCGGTGAACCCATCGACGAGGGCGGGACGGCCCGCATCGGCATAGACCATGCGCGGCGACACCGCGACCCGGTCGAAGCCGACCGCGACCAGCAGCGGATACAGGCTGCGGCCGATCAGGGCGTTGCCGCCGGCACGGCGTTGCAGTTCGACCTGGCAATCGATCGTCGCGCGCGCGGCGGCGCTGTCGGGGTGGAAACAGATCGTGCCGTGGTCGCCTTCGATCACGGTAATCGTGCCGCCGGGCTTGAGCACGCGGTCTAGCAAGGCCAGGGCCGCGAGCGGGCGCGCCAGGTGTTCGAGGACGAAGCAGACGAATACGTGATCGAAACTGCCGTCCGCGAACGGCAGCTCGAACAGATCGGCCTGCAGAAACTCGACGTTGTCGAGGCCAGCCGCGTCGGCGCGTCGGCGCGCTTCGTCGACCGACTCGGCGGAACGGTCGATCGAGGTGAACCGCGTTCTCGGGCTGCGCCGGGCCAGGGTCAGGGTCTGGGCGCCGACGCCGCAGCCGACTTCGAGCACGCGGCTGCCGGGTGGATAAACGGTATCGGCGTGCAGCAGGTCGGCGAGGGTGCCGGCCTGATCCTGCAGGCGTGCGTGTTCGCGCGGGTGATAACCGTGGACGTAGTTGGAAGTCATGGCGGCGGTATCGAGGATGGAGACGGCAGTCTCGTGCGGCCTCGACCGCGCGTCTTGAAGCTTATTGCGGCGGTGCGGCGCCGTCGTTGCGCGGCCGGCGAGCCGATGCCGCCCGCTGCCAGGCGCCCGGGGTGAAACCGAACTGGCGCGCGAACGCACGCGTCATATGGCTTTGATCGGCGAAGCCGCTGTCGGCCGCGGCATCGGTCAGGCTGCGGCCGCGCCGGATCAGGTCGCGGGCGCGTTCGACCCGTTGTTGGACCAGCCAGGCATGCGGCGGCAGGCCATAGGCGCGCTGGAAGCGGCGCAGGAGTTGGTACTTGGTCAGCCCGAACGGGGCCGCCAGTTCGTCCAGGCTCGGCGCCTGCTGCGGGTCGTCGGCGAGCCGTTCGCGCACCTGGGCGAGGTCGGCCGACACCGCCAGCGCCGGCGCCTGGGTGCTGTGACGTTCGAGCAGTTGTGCGCAGACCCGCACCAGGGCTTCTTCGCAGGCCAGGCCGTCGTCGTCGTGGGCCTGGCCCTGGTTCCAGCGGTCGAGACCGGCGAACAAGCGCATCAGCAAGCCCTGCAATCGGGCGTCGCGGATGACCGGGCGGACCAGTTCCAGCGAACCCGCCGACGCCAGCGACGGCGCAACGCAGGGCACGCTCATCGAATGCATCAGCTGGGGGTCGAGGTAGAGCATGCGCCAGCGCCGCGCGCCGCCGAGCGGGCGGCCGTCGTGCACCTCGCCGGGGTTGGTCGTGATCAGGTCGCCGGCGCGGGCATCGACTTGGCCGCGTCCGCTCGCCGAGCTCTGCGCGCCGCGTTCGAGCAGGCCGAGGCCGTAGGTCGCATGCCAATGGCGGCCGAACT is a window of Lysobacter antibioticus DNA encoding:
- a CDS encoding DNA alkylation repair protein, yielding MARTAATEVVAKATRTPSASKRAASAATAPPPPLAERLADALAQLRAASSISHRDGLARYAIPTERAFGVPMASIQAIAKRLGRDRELAEALWGSGWYEARLLASYLDDPAEVSAAQMDRWGRQFDNWAVCDTVCFALFDRSPHAWRKIDQWAGRRDEFLKRAAFALLASKTVHDKAAPDAAFLHGLELIEAGAGDERNFVKKAVNWALRSIGKRNAVLHAAALAVAKRLAASEDAAPRWVGKDALRELNSAAVIARVAAKAARAPVRKAATKAPRDNK
- a CDS encoding methyltransferase domain-containing protein, which codes for MTSNYVHGYHPREHARLQDQAGTLADLLHADTVYPPGSRVLEVGCGVGAQTLTLARRSPRTRFTSIDRSAESVDEARRRADAAGLDNVEFLQADLFELPFADGSFDHVFVCFVLEHLARPLAALALLDRVLKPGGTITVIEGDHGTICFHPDSAAARATIDCQVELQRRAGGNALIGRSLYPLLVAVGFDRVAVSPRMVYADAGRPALVDGFTDKTFCAMVEGVRDAAIAAGLSTPAAFDAGLADLRRTTRADGTFCYSFFKGVAEKWRRS
- a CDS encoding AraC family transcriptional regulator, translating into MPAAPDHRCRVTASPWAGLYGTQIDSAREFGRHWHATYGLGLLERGAQSSASGRGQVDARAGDLITTNPGEVHDGRPLGGARRWRMLYLDPQLMHSMSVPCVAPSLASAGSLELVRPVIRDARLQGLLMRLFAGLDRWNQGQAHDDDGLACEEALVRVCAQLLERHSTQAPALAVSADLAQVRERLADDPQQAPSLDELAAPFGLTKYQLLRRFQRAYGLPPHAWLVQQRVERARDLIRRGRSLTDAAADSGFADQSHMTRAFARQFGFTPGAWQRAASARRPRNDGAAPPQ